One genomic window of Diospyros lotus cultivar Yz01 chromosome 8, ASM1463336v1, whole genome shotgun sequence includes the following:
- the LOC127807995 gene encoding uncharacterized protein At2g23090-like, giving the protein MGGGNGQKSKMARAKHLEKTKAPKGSQLESNKKAMNIQCRVCMQTFICTTSEAKCKEHAEAKHPKADLYTCFSHLKE; this is encoded by the exons ATGGGCGGAGGTAATGGCCAGAAGTCGAAGATGGCTCGTGCTAAGCACTTGGAGAAGACGAAGGCCCCCAAGG GAAGTCAGCTTGAATCCAACAAGAAAGCTATGAATATCCAG TGCAGAGTATGCATGCAGACGTTCATTTGCACCACTTCGGAGGCGAAGTGCAAGGAACACGCTGAGGCCAAACACCCCAAAGCCGATCTCTACACGTGCTTCTCTCATCTCAAGGAATAA